The following are encoded together in the Parabacteroides chongii genome:
- a CDS encoding glycosyltransferase family 9 protein, with amino-acid sequence MAKILVIRLSAIGDVAMTVPVIYSAAKANPQDTFTVLTQAFLIPVFMNRPANVDVIGINTKAAEKTLPGLLRFASALVKFEYDMVLDLHNVIRTIIIRSLFRIKGKKVYVVDKARKERKNLTDRNHKKLKPLRPVIERYADVFRAAGLNYTETFTSLYESHPADLSAMEAVAGTKNGKWIGIAPFAKHRGKIYPIDDMEQVVARLSENEDYTIFLLGGRGYEEAVLEQWAFQYPRVKSLVGRYSLDNELALISRLDVLLCMDSANMHFASLVGTKVVSIWGATHPYAGFYGYHQDPKNAVQLDLPCRPCSVFGQKPCFRGDWACMTQITPERIVGKIKEII; translated from the coding sequence ATGGCAAAAATACTTGTTATACGACTTTCAGCTATAGGCGATGTCGCTATGACGGTTCCGGTGATTTACTCTGCCGCCAAAGCGAATCCGCAGGATACGTTTACTGTTCTTACGCAGGCTTTCCTGATACCCGTCTTCATGAACCGACCGGCGAATGTAGACGTGATAGGTATCAATACAAAGGCTGCGGAAAAGACCTTACCTGGACTGCTCCGGTTTGCTTCTGCTTTAGTTAAGTTTGAGTATGATATGGTATTGGATCTGCATAATGTGATCCGTACGATCATCATTCGTAGCTTATTCCGGATAAAAGGGAAAAAGGTCTATGTCGTAGACAAGGCCAGGAAGGAACGGAAAAACTTGACAGATCGCAATCATAAGAAACTGAAACCTTTGCGTCCGGTAATTGAACGTTATGCCGATGTGTTTCGGGCTGCCGGATTGAACTATACGGAAACGTTTACTTCCCTTTATGAATCGCATCCCGCTGACCTCTCGGCTATGGAAGCGGTGGCCGGTACGAAAAACGGCAAATGGATCGGGATTGCTCCTTTTGCCAAGCACCGGGGAAAAATATATCCGATAGATGATATGGAGCAGGTGGTTGCCCGTCTCTCCGAAAATGAAGATTACACGATCTTTCTGTTGGGAGGGCGTGGTTACGAGGAAGCTGTCCTGGAACAATGGGCGTTCCAGTATCCGCGTGTGAAAAGTCTTGTCGGACGCTATTCACTGGATAACGAACTGGCTTTGATCAGCCGGCTGGATGTATTGCTCTGCATGGATTCCGCCAATATGCATTTTGCCTCTTTGGTCGGAACGAAAGTGGTCTCTATCTGGGGAGCGACTCATCCGTATGCGGGATTCTATGGTTATCACCAGGATCCGAAGAATGCTGTTCAGCTGGATCTGCCGTGCCGTCCTTGTTCCGTATTCGGACAGAAACCCTGTTTTCGGGGCGATTGGGCCTGTATGACGCAGATAACACCGGAGAGGATAGTAGGAAAGATAAAAGAAATAATATGA
- a CDS encoding DUF4254 domain-containing protein, with the protein MNFSEQCYRIFEQATKAYHVSDDVDATMHNPYEVKSIEFYLYLKNWIDAVQWHLEDIIRNPAIDPVEAIAIKRRIDKSNQDRTDLVELIDSFFLDKYKDVKVLPDATINTESPAWAVDRLSILTLKIYHMAEEVNRPDATAEHKAKCEEKLKVLLEQKNDLSTALDQLLTDIKEGRKYMKVYKQMKMYNDPALNPVLYGKK; encoded by the coding sequence ATGAATTTCAGCGAACAGTGTTACCGGATATTTGAACAGGCTACGAAAGCGTATCATGTTTCTGATGATGTGGATGCAACTATGCATAATCCGTATGAGGTGAAAAGTATCGAGTTTTATCTTTATTTGAAGAACTGGATTGATGCAGTGCAATGGCATCTGGAAGATATCATCCGTAATCCGGCGATCGACCCGGTCGAAGCAATTGCGATCAAGCGACGTATAGACAAATCCAATCAGGACCGTACCGATCTGGTGGAACTGATCGATAGTTTCTTTCTGGATAAATACAAGGATGTAAAGGTCTTGCCGGATGCAACGATCAATACGGAGAGTCCGGCATGGGCGGTAGACCGTCTGTCTATCCTGACACTCAAGATCTACCATATGGCCGAAGAGGTGAATCGCCCCGATGCGACTGCTGAGCATAAAGCCAAATGTGAAGAAAAACTGAAAGTATTGCTGGAACAAAAAAACGACCTTTCAACAGCTTTGGATCAATTACTGACCGATATCAAGGAAGGACGCAAGTACATGAAAGTGTACAAACAGATGAAAATGTATAATGATCCGGCCTTGAATCCTGTATTATACGGTAAAAAATAA